One Microbacter margulisiae genomic window carries:
- a CDS encoding porin family protein produces the protein MKKIGLVALFFVAFWTEALVAQDNSFREIDDRPWHYGFVLGFNVFNFSVTPTNIKQFQGAQVSSVTPGFTVGLILDKRLSKYFDLRTVPTLNLLDRVVTYQDSSLRVNKSVPATIDFKSSLIDIPVFVKYRAVWYGHSRPYVLLGGGMTYSLSHDGVDGDGNTQVALKPFDFYIAAGVGCDFYFKYFRLAPELKFTFGLNNLLNSTPPSGANPLYTNELSKMTSRAVVLSFNFE, from the coding sequence ATGAAAAAAATCGGACTGGTGGCATTGTTTTTTGTGGCATTTTGGACTGAAGCGTTAGTTGCTCAAGATAACAGTTTCCGGGAAATAGATGACCGTCCGTGGCACTATGGATTTGTGCTGGGTTTTAATGTTTTCAATTTTAGTGTAACTCCGACCAATATAAAACAGTTTCAAGGTGCGCAGGTTTCTTCTGTAACGCCTGGCTTTACTGTAGGTTTGATCTTGGATAAGCGGTTGTCCAAATATTTCGATCTTCGTACTGTCCCCACATTGAATTTACTTGATCGTGTAGTGACCTATCAGGATTCTTCTTTAAGAGTCAATAAGTCAGTTCCTGCTACAATTGATTTTAAATCGTCTTTGATAGATATTCCTGTATTTGTGAAGTATAGAGCTGTTTGGTATGGGCACTCACGTCCTTATGTGTTGTTGGGAGGCGGGATGACCTATAGTTTATCTCATGACGGCGTTGATGGAGACGGAAATACTCAGGTTGCACTAAAACCGTTTGATTTTTATATTGCGGCCGGAGTTGGATGTGATTTTTATTTTAAGTATTTCCGTTTAGCTCCTGAGCTGAAATTTACATTTGGCTTGAATAATCTATTGAATTCAACCCCTCCTTCCGGAGCAAATCCGTTATATACCAACGAACTATCAAAAATGACCTCAAGAGCTGTTGTGCTGAGTTTTAATTTTGAATAG